The DNA region GGGGaggagggtctcactgagccCCATTGTTAGGGAAGGTTTCCGCAGCAACCAGGAGACTGGACCTGGAGGCTGGAGCCCTAGCGGGGAGGACCCTAGAGGGCTCCCCAGCTCCAGCCAGAGCTGGCCTTCTCTCCAGGAACCTGTGGCCAGGCATGGGGCTGTCCAGGCCCTGAAGACATGGGGGCTTGAGGGGCTCAGCGGCTGTTAGGTGCCTCAAGAGCAAGGGGCCCATGTCCacctgagactcagtttccccacctgtaaaaGGAGAATGTCCACTGGAGACTCTCAAGTGCCACTGCTGTTTTTCCTGTCCACAAGGACCGTCAAGGGGCCAGGTTTCCCACGAGGGGAAGCCAGATTAGGGACTCGGTAGGGACCATGATCCCTAGTTTATCCTGTCTCCGTGACCACTCAGCACAGTGCGGGGGGAACCTCGGTGACTTCTGGTGTTCTGGCTTTGGCCCAGAGCTCCTGAGTctgaggaggagggctggggtccAAACTCCTGGGTCTGAGGAAATAGGGCAGGGGTCTGCACTCCTAGACAAAGGgaggagggctagggtttgtacTCTTGGtcagagggaggagggctgggcccTGGACTCCTGGTCAGAGGGTGGAGGGGTCCAACTCCAGATCCCATTTCCCAAAAAGCCGCGGGGCTGACTCCTTGTCATACCCATGTCTCCTGTAAACATCCTCCTGGGTGCTGAGTGGGCCCTTGCTGCCTCCGTCAGAGATGACACAGGTCAGAGGGGCTCGGCAGGGGGCCGGGGGTGGGGGTCAGAGGGGTTGTGGGGCTGAGGCCTGGCAGCTGCTGACCATTTCCTGTGTCAACACCATCTGGACCCACTTCCCAATTCCCGGGATTCCTCAGGGATcaaggagggggtgggggggcggggctgACTGGCCCTGGACCGCGGCTTGGACTGGGGGGCCCAGTTGTCACGGCCCTCACCGCTAATGACAGGTTTGGGCTGCCTCTGTGGCTGGCCTGCCCCGTCACCCCCAGAGGCCAGACAGGACCCCCcagggacagacagacacacacagccTGGGAGCTGCAGTCATCACACGCAGCCAGCGGGACCTCACCCGGGGCCAGCACAGCAAGgacccccagcccaccccacagAGCAGAGGCACCTCCCCCAAGTCTGTGAGCACCTGAGGGCTTCTCCGCCTGCTCCCCAGTCTGTTCCAGACCCCGCCATGCTGGTCTCCCCGGCACCCATCTCTTCCTGTGTCTGGGTCTTACTCTGGCCTTGGTGGCCCCATCTCTATCTGTACTTGCCCTGTCATTTGTCATTCTTGGGGTTCCCCAGGCTGCCTCTAAGTCAGTCTGGTCTCTTGCTATTGTTTCCACAGAAGTAGCCCAAGGtgtccccaccctgccctgggaAGACCCAAGCACAAGGCCACCCTCCTGCAGTTACCTTGAGGGGGTCAAGTCTGATGCCACACCCCCAAGGGTGAGGACCAAGGCAGGACTAGAAACTGATGCCAGCCGGGGACCCCTCATTTGACCCAGATTTGTGACCTTCTCCACAGAGTGCAGAAGGGCCCCAAGTATTCCTCCACCTATCTTCAAACAAGGGTTTAGGGCTTGGACCTGGGTctgggggaggaggctgggggtcTGGACCCCTGTGTCTgagaagagggggctggggtgcgATTCCTGGATCCCCGTGGGTGGAAGGGCTGGCATTCCCAGATCCCTTGTGTTGCTCCAGGCCTGGCCCCAGGCCCAGTCCCCCATCCCCTCAGGCCAGTCCATCCCCCAGGCTGGTGGCCTGAGTCACCTTGGCTGGCCCTGCCGGTCTGGGGGGGGGCTACGTCAGCTCTCCCCTCACTGACGCAGCTTTGGGCCCCCCACGCTGACTCAGCCGGAAACAGGCCCCCTGAGGGGCGGAGACCCAATGGTCAGAGGCGCGGGTCCCAGTGGgagccagggctgggcagggccccTGGGGGGCCGTTGAAGGGGTGGCCATGACAGACctagaaagggaagagaaaaaactTACCTGAGGAGATGAGGTCATGTCCCACTGTGGGGGGCTGTGACCTCATCTCCTGAGAGACCTGAGCAGTTCCCccagtggggtgggtggggagggggagcctCAGCTTTCATTCAAGCcccaagtcccccccccccccccgcagtgcAGCGTAGTCTGGAGGCCAGCATGGGGGTCTGCAGAGATGTTTGGAAGTCCTTATCCCTGTGCTCAGTGGGATCCCATCTTTCCTTGCCATCTCCATTCTGGGGAGGAGACTCCGGGGGAATTTGGGTTgatgtctctgtctctcccttttGGGGTTGTGAATCCTGGGccaccctgccccccaccccatttcTCTGGTGCCACCAACTGCATTGCTATGTTCCCCATGCTGTGTGTCCCTCTCCTGCCTGGACACCTGTCTTGTTCCCATCTCTGTGTGACATCCTTCAGTTCTCCAGCACCTTGGCCCTGCTCTAGGGTGTCCCTGTCCCCCTCGCTCCCTTTCACCCACTCACCACTGTCTGTTGGGctcatctctgtctctctggaCTGTTAGTGAAATGGAGCAACGGCAGTAGCGGTGGTTGACATTTGTCCAGTGCTACTTTGTGCTTTATGTGGGTGGATGAGCTCACATTATCTCTGTGTGGTCAAGGGTGGAGGTGCCCTCATTACCCCTGCTTCacacaggaggaaactgaggcacagagagcccGTCTCTGCACAACACCTGGCTCTGTCTCTGGTCTTTTCTAGACCAGTGTCTCCCAGCCTTTGTCATGTCCCCTTGCTGAGTTCCCCCATCTCCACACCCTCTTCTACTCTCTGTCTCCTTGGCTCTGGGTCGCTGCCTGCCCAGTGTCCCGCACTCTCTCTCCTGCAGCTGCCTCCTGTCTGCGGACCTCGAGGTCCTGGTCCTCTTTCCCCTGGACTCTCTGGGAACACGGACAGAGGACTGAGGGTCCCTGCAGTGGTCTTGCCTTTCACACTCTCCTCTGCCTCGTGGCTGATTCCCTCAGGCTCTGGGCGCTCATTCCTGGTGTCCCCTCATTCCTGGTGTCCCCTCATTCCTGGTGTCCCCTCATTCCTGGTGTCTGCTGCATCACAGTTTCCCTGTCTGCTCCCGCCAGCCTCCATTCCCGCCCTGACCTCTCCACCTCCCGGTAtgtctctctcctctgtctccaTCTCTGTCCTGGTGCCCCATCTCTCTCTCCGTCCCTGACTCTCCTCGCAGCTCCATCTCCCCAGGCCTGTGGCTTGCCTCTCCTGCCCTTCCTGGTCCAGCCAGACCCCCACCCACAGCGGGCCCCAGCTCTTGAGCCACATGTGTCTGCCCTGGCggtggaggtggagggaggggacgCCAATGACCTCACCAGCCCCTCTccgaccacccccccccccttcactTTTCAACTTTTCCAACTTTTTCTTCCGTGCCCTCCTCCGAGCAAGGCGGTGTGAGCCCTGCTAGGCAGCCGGCTCGTCTGAATGgaaaaggcaggagggagggtGAGTCAGGATGTGTCAGGCCGCCCTCCCCAGCCGCCTgccccccgcccgcccgccccggCCCCCTATATAACCCCCCAGGCGCACACACTCCCTCACTGCCGCGGCCCCTGCTGCTCACACGCACAtgcctcccctccccaggccgCAGCCCAGCTGACCCCCGGGGCTCCCCCGGCAGCGGACAGGGAAGGGTTAAAGGCCCCGggctccctgccccctgccttgGGGAACCCCTGGCCTGTGGGGACATGAACTGTAAGTTGGTTCCAGTTCATGGGatgaggggacagggagggagggaggcaccACCGgcgagggagggacagaggacagaggagagagggagtcagagaaaaagaatattcagagaaAGTAGGAGCCAAGAGGAGAGATGAGCAGAGAGACAGACGAAAGGGCAAATCAGACAGCAGAGAGGGACAGGCCAcacagggacagagggacagatgCTGGGAGGTGATCCCAGAGTCCGGGGACCCCGACGGAGGCTcagcagggaaactgaggcagagagtcCTAGAACATGAGAGCAATCCTGGGAGCACGGGTCCCAGGCAGGGGAACAGAGACAGACAGGAGTGCGGAAAGAAGCTCGGAGAGACACAGACTCGGCTGCAGGACAGACGCACGGACAGACCGCCGGCCTGGAAGGGGCGGGAGGATGGACCTCGGCCAGAGGGGACCAGGGGGCGGGCTGGGGGTGTGATAAGGGAGCGCAGCGGGCCGGGGGGCGCTGATTGGCTGGCGATCGCGGGAGTGGGCGGGGCAGCTGGGGGATGGGCAGCCGGCGAGCGCGCGGCCGGAGCCCCCGCGCCCGGAGCGCCCGTCTCTGGCTGTGCGCGTCGCTCGGTACCTCGCCGCCCAGGTGCGCCCGAGTCCTGCCCGGCGCTGCGGCCCAGCCTCCCGCGCCCACTCTGGCGGGCCTAGCTGGGGACCTCGGAGCCCTCCCGGGGGAGGGGTCGGTGCGTCCGGGTCTCACTGCGAGCCCCTGGCTCCTTCCCCTGCTCCCAGCCCGCTGGGCTCCCCGGCCCGGGAGGGGGCAGGTTCTGGCCTGTGCCTCCCCCTCATGCCCCGCCCCGGGGCCCAGATTCCGGCGTCCGGGGGCGGACGGGAGACGCCCGGCCCGTCTACCCGCCCCGGGCCGCGTCTGCTCCGACGGGCGGGGCAGCCAGAgtcagggagggagagggaagccCGCCTGGGCCCTGCGAACTGCCCCCGGGCGCTCCACCCAGAGACTCACGACCTCAGCCCCTCCTTGCGAGAACCCGGAGTGCGGAGCCCACCCTTCCCCTCGGACCCGGGTTCCAGCTTGAGCCTTCTGTGCCCTCCTGCCTTCAGGTGTTTGCCACTTGGTCCTGGTGGTGCTGAGCCTCCGGTTAGATAGAGCTGTTGCCCCTGGGCCACCTCCTGGTCCCCCTCGAGTTCCCCCAGACCCTCGAGCAGACCTGGACAGTGCGGTGCTCCTGACACGCTCCCTCCTGGCAGACACTCGGCAGCTGGCCGCACAGCTGGTAGGAGCCTGAAGGGAATGAGCTGGAGCAGTGACAGATATGAGAgtcacggggtgggggggtgtcttCCAGCATGCCACCTGGAGAGCTTCTAGGCACCCAGCATGGCGGGGACCGAGAGTTTGGGACCAGAGGTGGGGAATATAGGAAGCTGCTCAAAGCCTCTTTCCCACCAGAGAGACAAATTCCCTGCAGAAGGAGACCACAACCTGGAATCCCTGCCCACCTTGGCCATGAGTGCAGGGGCACTGGGAGCACTGCAGGTAAGGACTGGGGTTTGGGGGTCAGGGGGTTGGGGGCTGCACAGGCATGTACCAGCTGTGTCCTGAGGCCCCaacctgcttcccagctgccaggaGTGCTGACTAGGCTTCGAGCTGATCTGCTCTCCTACCTGCGGCACGTGCAGTGGCTGCGCAGGGCTGGTGGCCCTTCCTTGAAGACCTTGGAACCGGAGCTGGGTGCTCTGCAGGCTCGGCTGGACCGGCTCCTGCGACGGCTGCAGCTCCTGGTATGCCTTAGCTCCCAGATTCTACACCACCCACCCTGATCCTTGAGATCCCTAGAACCTATAGCCCAAGACCTTGAATCCTGAGATACCAGGATCCCAGGCTGACCCTAGAAACCCAGACCCCAAACCTGATCTCTGCTCTGAGACCCTGACCCTGAGACACACAGGGTCCTGTGGTCCTGAGACCCCAGACCCCAAAATACTTCCTCCAAGCCCCAAACTCTCACCCCAAGACCCTGAGCCCCCTCATGTCCCCAGGGTCCCAGACCCTGAGACTGAGACTTCAGAGCCTGTGGTTTTGTTCTGAAGTTAGACCTTGTACTCAGAGAACCCCAAGACCCAAGGTCCCCAGGATTGGGGGAGACTTGAGAACCTAAATCCTTACCCCCAGACTTGGACACCCTAGTCCCAAGGCAGTGACCCTCAAAGTCCCAGCCAGAGCTCCTAACACTGAGCAACCCTGACCCAACCAGCCTTAAGACCAGATTTCAAATACTGAGACCCCAAAGTCTCAAACCTGCAGACCCCAGACCCTGAGCCTGGGACCCCATATCTCTCTTCCATGGTCAAAAATATCTCAGTCTCAGATCTTGATTGTGTAAGACCGTGAGATCTGACCTCCAAAGCCCCAAAGAGACTGGAAGACTTTGGGCCCCAGTTCCTGAACCTGACTCCTAAGACCTCAGACCTTTAATTCTAGCTCCTAGCTCTGAGATCCCAGATTTGAGACCCCAGCCCACCCATGAGTCCCGAATAATGAGTCCCTAAAAATAATAAACCCTGTTTTTAGAATGATGGTCCTAGAGACAATACATCTGAAACTATAGCCCTGAGATCCTGGGCCTGACCCCAGACTTGAGTGCACAGACCCTAGAGACCTAGCTCCAAAATTCCAGACCTGACTACCCCAAGAGGCCCCAGCCCTCACTAGAAAGCACCAGGAGCCCAGCCCCAACTTTACAGACCTCTCTCCCAACCCCCAAAACAGGGTCCTGGAGGCCGACCTTAAGATGACAACCTTTTGACATCAGTCTCAATTTTTTAGTTCCTGGAGACCTTCCTTCCCTAACCCCTCATCTCACATACCAGAGACTGCAAATATGCCCCCAGGCTGCCCCTAAATATCCCCTTTCCCCAGAACTCCACCACATTCCTTACCTTTTTCTCACCTCTGTCCCCTCCTGACAGATGTCCCGCCTGGCCCTGCCCCAGTCGGCCCCAGACCCACCAGCGCCTCCCCTAgccccacctgcctcagcctggggagGCGTCAGGGCGGCTCACGCCATCCTAGGGGGGTTGCACCTGACCCTGGACTGGGCCGTTcgggggctgctgctgctgaagACTCGGCTATGACCTGGGACCTAAAGCCACCGTCGTCCTTAAAAGccacatcttatttatttatttatttcagtacttAGGGTGTGAGGGCAGGGGATGGCCCCTCTCATTACCCACCATAGTTAGATACAGTCCCTCCAGGAGACTTGGGTGGGGGGCATGTGTGccttatttatacttatttatttaaggaGTCGGGGGTGGGAGGCAGGTGGACTAAGGAGAAGGGAACCAGGATCCTGGATTCTTGGATCGCTAAGAAATCTTTCCACAGTGTCTTCCTGGCTTCTGCCCCTCTGGGCCTGGGCAGGagtgtatattatttattaaacaattactttttatgttatggtggggaggggggaaggaagcCTGGGTTTTTATACAAAAATGTGAGAAACCTTTGTGAGACAATGGGGAATTAAACTTGTCATACCTATGCACTTAGAGGTGGATTCTCTTGAGGGCTGGGGGCCTGGATGCTGGGGTCCCTGGTGCAGGGGGAGGCGGAGGTCCTGAGTgggcagagcaggggaggggagacTGGTCAGCTACTCAGAGAACTCTAAGGAAACATGGGTCTGGGCCTTGTCTGGCGCCCAGCACTTcaaggtgttcaataaatatttaatggaagGTTCCAGAAGGTTACCCTGTGACTGACAGGACCTGCATGGGGCAGAGCTGCAGGCTGGCGGCTGTTCATTTTGGCATTGCTTCCTATGACAAGTTGGAAATAATTTAGATGCCCAGCCGTGGGGAGATGTTTAACTAGAGCACAGCACCCACAGCATGGAGTGTCTTCTGGCCCCACAGGAGGCTTCAGACAGGGCTGCTGAGACACCCAAAGATGCCCTGTGGCCTGAAACAGCAGGATGCAGAACCACTGAgggttttgcatttctctttatCTATGGATTTTGAAAAATGCCAGAGGGAAATACACCGAATGTTGACAGTGGCTGGCTAGGTGGAAGTGAGGGATGGGATGCGGGTGACTTTCATTGTTTGCTCTTGTCTGTATTTTCCAGAATTTCTACCATGACTGTATTTTGcatgacacattttaaaataataataaacactatTTTTAGAATGATGGAATGCCAGTCTTACCTtcccatcccccccaaaacaaaatctaaataataaAGACCATGGGTTGAGCCACAGCCCTGGGCTGTGCTCTGCCTGTGGGCTCTTAGATGGTCCCCCTGGACCCTGGAACATGCCCCACCTCGTAGGTGAGGGAAATTCCTCGCAGTCACACAGCTAAGGGGATGAAACTGATGGTAGTCTGGTTGGACTCATTCCAAAGCTGGCTGGCATCCCACTCTGTACAGCTTGGTGACAGGGACTATTGACGTGGCCCACACACTGTTAGacgtgaggaaactgaggctcagcgtGAGTTTGGGTCTTACACAGGGACTAGAGCAGGCCAGGGGCAGAGTGGGCGGGCCTCTCATTCCTTTGGTTAATGGTCCCCTTACAGTAGCCAGACACCCACCCCCAAGGGGCCTTGTTTTGTCACAGGTTTAGCTCTGGAGGGTGCAATGGGTCTGGACCCCACCCTAGGTCTGGGGTTTTGATTCACCCATCCCCACCCTGAAGACTCCAGGTCATACCCCTGGAGGACAGGGCTCCTGAAGAGTTCCCAGGAAGAGTCCCCTGTGTGTCTGTTGAGGTCACAAAGCCCTCCACCAAAGGCTCCTCCCCCAGCTCAGTGCTGTCCACCCCAGCAGGGCCATGGCCACAGCCCTAGTCTCCCGGCCCTGGGGAAGCTCCACTCTCTGTGACCACTGAGCTCCCACCACCCGTGAAGCCCAAGGGGCCCAGGCCAGTGGGCCAGGGTGGAACAGGGGCGTGCTGGGTCCTGGGTCTCAGATCCCTAATTCATACCTCACCCAATGCTCTGCAGGCATCATGAACCGGCTTTGGAACATCCGGCATCCCCAGCAGCACCAGACCCCTCAAAAGTGGGTCCCTATTCTGGGGGAGCTGCAGAAGACCCTCCAGAAGGGCGAGTACCTGCCCCTCCGCCCGCTGCCCATGTTCGAGAGTAACTTTGTCCAGGTCCCCTACTCCCTGTGCTCTGTGGGCTGAGGGGGCAGGAGGGTTGAGACCATTGGTGGGGGTTTAAGAGGGTCGGGGAGTGGGCTGGAAGGGGGCTCAGGCAGAGGGTGCTAGAGGCGTGTTGGAGAAAGGTTGGGTTCCAGCCCCTCTCCCTGGCCACCCCAGGTAACAAATCGTGGGGGCCCCGTGTTCGTGCATCACAGAGCCAATCGGCTGACCATGGGCGTGGCTGCCTCCCTGCCAGGCCTGATGCTGCCCGACATCCTGCTGATTGCTCAGCCCACAGAGGGCAAGGACGCCTCCGGCCTCGTTCTGACCAGGTGCCTTCCTGCCCCCATCCctgccacccctccccccacctccagcTCTAGCTGGCTGTCTCTGCCTCCCCAGGATGATCCCACTAGACCTTGTCCACCTCTATGTCCATGATCTGTCCTCCTGGCGCCTGAAACTGCGCCTGGTCACTGGCCGCTGCTACTACCTGGAGCTAGACGCCCCCGAGCATGAGGTGGGCTTCCTGTTCAACCGCTGGATCCGCCTCATCAACTTGCTTCGGGAGCCTGCCACCACCTGGGCCCCCAGGACCCTGCAAACACCCCCCCTGGACATGTCCTTGGTCACAGCGCCTGCTTCTACCTGGCACCTCCAGGTGGGGCCCTAACACGCAGATCTCAGGCAGAGAGCTCCAACTCCATGAGGAGCTGGGACCTACTGTCTAAAGTCCCACGGTCCCagcaaaggggctggggtccATACcactgggtctgagggaggaggggctggggatgagactgCTGGCTGGGTGGGCCATGGAAGTGTACAACCAGGGCCTGTGACCCCTCCTGACTGCCCCCTCCCTGTCCACAGGAGCAGGCCCACATCAGACAGACAGGTAAGCGGGCTCTGCCATCTGTTAGGCCCTTCTTGATGGGCCAGGTGCCTTCCCTGTGGAAGTGCCAGCACTTGGACTGGGTCCCTACTCTCCCCTGGGTGGGCCCTGCTTGTTCTCCTCAGGGCCTTGTCCCCATGTCCTGTCCTGACCCTCCTTGCTCCACCTCTCTTTCCAGCTCTCTCTCCAGGTGCAATCCCTGAGCCCACTTTTCCTTATAAGATGCTGGCCtctcagaagaagaagaagaagaccaaGGTGAGCCCACTGGGCAGGCCAGTGGGCCGGGCACTGGGATGGGGCTGCCCTTTCTCTGACTGTCTCCCTCCACCCACTTCCAGGCCCTCAAGCGAAGATTCAAGTCTCAGGCTGTGGGTGACTCCGTGCCTCTCGTCTGGTCACACCTGGATCATGCAGGCAATCAGAAGAAAGCCACAGAGAAGTGGGTGCAGGCTTGTTGCTGGTGGGGGGCAGCACATGGAGCAGGTCTTTGGCTCGGGTTCCACCAAAGTCCCACAATATTGCTCCTACAGGTCCCACCCAGATGTCCATCCTGACAAGTCCAACACCCAAGTCCACATTTCTGGTAGGAGCAactcccttcctctgctccctcccACATGTGGGCCTGGCTCTGCTTCTCTCCAAGGGCTTAGTCCACTTTCTCCCACCAGGAAAGGCCAGTATCACCATCCGCACCATCTTCAGCATCATTTCCAACACCATCAACCAGTCACAGTCCTCTAAGGCCAGCTATACTCCAggggaccctgggtctgagggaggaggctgggcctggacccctgggtctgagggaggaggcttgGCCTGGACCcccgggtctgagggaggaggctgggcctggaccctgggtctgagggaggaggctgggcctggaccctgggtctgagggaggaggctgggcctggaccctgggtctgagggagggggCTGTGCCTGGactcctgggtctgagggagggggctgggcctggactcctgggtctgagggaggaggctgggcctggactcctgggtctgagggaggaggctgggcctggacccctgggtctgagggagggggctgggggtggcccCCTGGGTCTGAGGCCTAGGGGAGGGGAACTCAGGCAGGACTCCTGAGTCTGTGGTCTCTTGTGGCCCTGACCATTCATCCCTCCACCCATCTACAGCCCGGCACATCTGATTCTGATGAGGCCCCAGGCAAGGGAGGTGTGATTAAAAACCCGACCCGCTGTATCTCCAATGAAGGCCCCGATTTCACCTTCCTGGGCTCCTATGAGCACTTAGAGACACTCCTGTGGAAGCAAGACATTGAAGAACTAATGGACCCGGAGTCCAGCACTTTATCCTCTTCCTCCTTGGGTCCATCTCCCTACCCACCACCCATGTACCTCTTTCCAACTTGTATCTCTTTTCCTGAGCCCCGTGACAAGGCCAAGAGCATGGCCTCCCGGCAGGGCCCAAGCCCACCACTCTCCCACAAGGCCATGCCTGCCCCAACCACGGCCCTGAAAGCACCCTTCATCGTAGACCAGTCCCAGAAGGTGCCGGCAATCCCTGCTCCATCCCGGAGGTCCCCAGCAACTCGTGCTCCATTCCGGAAGGCCACAACTGGAGGTGGCCCGTCACAAAAGCTGCCACCTGCGTCAACTATTTCCCGGAAGACCCCA from Marmota flaviventris isolate mMarFla1 chromosome 18, mMarFla1.hap1, whole genome shotgun sequence includes:
- the Il11 gene encoding interleukin-11, which produces MNCVCHLVLVVLSLRLDRAVAPGPPPGPPRVPPDPRADLDSAVLLTRSLLADTRQLAAQLRDKFPAEGDHNLESLPTLAMSAGALGALQLPGVLTRLRADLLSYLRHVQWLRRAGGPSLKTLEPELGALQARLDRLLRRLQLLMSRLALPQSAPDPPAPPLAPPASAWGGVRAAHAILGGLHLTLDWAVRGLLLLKTRL